One genomic region from Pyxicephalus adspersus chromosome 1, UCB_Pads_2.0, whole genome shotgun sequence encodes:
- the KRT18 gene encoding keratin, type I cytoskeletal 18 translates to MSFSTASYASLRSNRPFSYGPQFVGGSSAASVHAGAGGSGSRISVSRMTTVGSGFGGGSSAVASGVGLLGGVQNEKETMQDLNDRLASYLERVRSLETANQQLELQIRQHMEKKGPTRDWSPYFKTVEDLRKQILDSTLDNSQLVLQIDNARLAADDFRVKYESELAIRLSVETDIGGLRKVIDDTNVSRLNLENEIESLKEELIFLKKSHGDEVKELQAQIAGSAVTVEVDAPKTQDLGKIMSEIRAQYDVLAQKNREDAEKWYQTKVEEHTVQVTQDSEALHSAKTTVTELRRNLQSLEIELETLRNQKLSLEGSLRDTENRYAMELEILSAQVQALEAELAQIRNDCQRQQHEYQALLNTKQRLESEIQTYRRLLDGDDFSLQDALSASTTQTVKKVITTTQKIIDGKVVSESNDTHVIQS, encoded by the exons ATGAGTTTCTCCACTGCTTCCTATGCCTCCCTTAGATCCAATCGCCCCTTTTCCTATGGCCCTCAGTTTGTAGGAGGCAGCAGTGCTGCCAGTGTCCATGCTGGGGCGGGGGGCTCAGGCTCCCGGATCTCTGTGTCCAGGATGACTACAGTGGGCTCAGGATTTGGTGGAGGCTCTAGTGCAGTAGCATCTGGAGTGGGTCTCCTAGGAGGTGTCCAGAATGAGAAGGAGACCATGCAAGACCTCAATGACCGCCTGGCATCCTACCTGGAGAGGGTACGCAGCCTGGAAACAGCCAATCAACAGCTGGAGCTGCAAATTCGCCAGCATATGGAAAAGAAAGGACCCACCAGGGACTGGAGTCCATACTTCAAAACTGTGGAGGACCTGCGTAAACAG aTATTGGATAGTACTTTGGATAACTCTCAGCTAGTCCTGCAGATTGACAATGCCCGCCTTGCTGCTGACGACTTCAGAGTAAA GTATGAATCTGAGTTGGCTATTCGTCTGTCTGTGGAGACAGATATTGGTGGATTGCGCAAAGTCATTGATGATACCAATGTCTCCAGACTCAATTTGGAGAATGAGATTGAATCCCTGAAAGAAGAGCTGATCTTCCTTAAGAAATCACATGGTGAT GAGGTCAAGGAACTCCAGGCCCAAATTGCTGGCTCTGCAGTAACAGTGGAGGTAGATGCTCCCAAAACTCAAGACCTTGGCAAGATCATGTCAGAAATCCGGGCACAATATGATGTATTGGCACAGAAGAACCGTGAAGATGCGGAAAAATGGTACCAGACAAAG GTTGAGGAGCACACTGTACAGGTCACACAGGATTCAGAGGCACTTCATTCTGCAAAGACAACAGTTACAGAGCTGCGTCGCAATCTGCAGTCTCTAGAGATTGAACTGGAAACCCTACGCAACCAG AAACTCAGCCTTGAAGGTTCCCTCCGTGACACAGAAAATCGTTATGCTATGGAACTGGAAATACTTAGTGCCCAAGTCCAGGCGCTTGAGGCAGAGTTGGCACAAATACGCAATGACTGCCAGAGGCAGCAACACGAGTACCAGGCCCTGCTCAACACCAAGCAAAGGCTAGAATCTGAAATCCAGACATACAGACGTCTCCTTGATGGAGAtgattttag cctCCAAGATGCCCTCTCAGCGTCAACCACACAGACGGTAAAGAAAGTCATCACAACGACACAGAAGATTATAGACGGAAAAGTTGTTTCAGAAAGCAACGACACACATGTCATTCAGTCCTAA